A DNA window from Alligator mississippiensis isolate rAllMis1 chromosome 11, rAllMis1, whole genome shotgun sequence contains the following coding sequences:
- the LOC132243732 gene encoding olfactory receptor 2D3-like, with translation GNSTSVSEFILLRFSSQPKTQLLLFVLFLTIYLATLFGNSLLITLVINDSRLHTPMYFFLANLSFVDIGYTTTTVPQMLVHLFSTKKSIAYTACVAQMYIFLCLGIIECILYAVMAYDRYVAICHPLRYTVIMNRSVCVKMAISSWVSGFLSATIHTGFTMRLPYCSFNEINHFFCKVPAILKLASADTHLTELVIFVMAVILLLTPLSLILISYVFILEAILRISSAEGKIKAFSTCTSHITVLTLFYGAAMFMYVRPASSYSPERDKTFSLLYNVVSALLNPLIYSLRNKEVKGAVLKMTGKTDH, from the coding sequence GGGAACAGCACCTCGGTGTCGGAGTTCATCCTGCTGCGGTTCTCCAGCCAGCCCAAgacgcagctgctgctgtttgtgctctTCCTAACTATCTACCTGGCGACCCTCTTTGGGAACAGCCTCCTCATCACACTTGTCATTAATGACTCCCGTcttcacacacccatgtacttctttctGGCCAACCTTTCCTTTGTAGACATCGgctacaccaccaccactgtaccCCAGATGCTGGTCCAcctcttctccacaaagaaaagtATTGCCTATACTGCCTGTGTTGCGCAGATGTACATCTTCCTTTGTCTGGGGATAATTGAATGTATACTCTATGCTGTAATGGCCTATGACCGGTATGTGGCCATTTGTCACCCTCTGCGATACACGGTCATCATGAACAGGTCAGTTTGTGTCAAGATGGCCATCAGCTCCTGGGTATCTGGCTTCCTCTCTGCAACGATTCACACAGGCTTCACCATGAGGTTACCCTATTGCAGCTTCAATGAAATCAATCACTTCTTTTGCAAGGTGCCAGCCATCTTGAAGCTGGCTTCTGCAGACACACACCTCACTGAGCTGGTGATTTTTGTGATGGCAGTTATACTGCTCCTCACCCCACTGTCTTTGATCCTAATCTCCTATGTATTCATCCTGGAAGCCATCCTGAGGATCAGCTCAGCTGAGGGGAAGatcaaagccttctccacctgtacCTCACACATCACGGTTCTGACTCTCTTCTACGGTGCTGCCATGTTCATGTACGTGCGCCCAGCCTCCAGCTACTCACCCGAGCGGGACAAAACGTTTTCACTCTTGTACAATGTTGTGTCTGCCCTCCTGAATCCTcttatctacagcctgaggaacaaggaggtcaaAGGAGCCGTACTCAAAATGACGGGCAAGACGGACCACTGA